A region from the Candidatus Dependentiae bacterium genome encodes:
- a CDS encoding toprim domain-containing protein — protein sequence MKSTISTISTTYKNRRIAMILLNLVHEKGLTPKWVASTEGGEYHSSCPSCVGTDRFVIQPSKQMKKCVGSYFCRRCGAKGDSIQFCLEYLGLSFKEAVDRVGAKMPEKIPNIFAKKKSNSAGATINKPSAMWSQQARKLVDEAHENLLSQKGILALLNKRGLPIDAIQQYKIGWIEQSKNMEGHLWGLEKETIWLPAGILIPTIEKSQSVIRFKIRRKDWQPNDQYPKYIALSGSMSGLNIIGDKNNPIMIVVESELDAYALHHAVRDFAVVVAVGGCTKNPDSVTDYLAKNKTVLLICHDNDDAGKNMLTKWKGLYSRAQGYPTPIGKDIGEAIEQGLDLRTWIIEKLPVQMQYDLHLINQPWSQEDQSLTDWVLHYINERTVTRYTYDKLEQEINLGANSPRAKIGELQNYLKFMKRLIEGEYENKEMV from the coding sequence ATGAAATCCACCATATCCACCATATCCACGACCTATAAAAATAGAAGGATAGCAATGATACTTCTTAATCTTGTTCATGAAAAAGGACTTACTCCAAAATGGGTTGCCAGCACAGAAGGTGGCGAATATCATTCATCGTGCCCGTCCTGTGTCGGCACTGACAGATTTGTTATACAGCCAAGCAAGCAAATGAAAAAATGTGTAGGCTCCTATTTTTGTCGTCGATGTGGTGCAAAAGGTGATTCTATCCAGTTTTGTTTGGAGTATCTCGGTTTAAGTTTTAAAGAGGCAGTAGATCGCGTAGGAGCAAAGATGCCTGAGAAAATCCCAAATATTTTTGCCAAGAAAAAAAGCAACTCAGCCGGTGCGACTATTAATAAGCCTTCTGCTATGTGGAGTCAACAAGCACGCAAACTCGTTGATGAAGCGCATGAAAATCTACTATCTCAGAAAGGTATTTTAGCCCTTCTCAATAAACGAGGCTTGCCTATTGATGCCATCCAACAGTACAAAATTGGATGGATAGAGCAGAGTAAAAATATGGAAGGTCATCTTTGGGGATTAGAAAAAGAAACAATCTGGCTCCCTGCGGGAATACTTATACCGACAATTGAGAAAAGCCAGTCTGTTATTAGATTCAAGATCAGGCGTAAAGATTGGCAGCCCAATGATCAGTATCCTAAATATATTGCACTATCTGGAAGCATGAGCGGTCTTAATATAATTGGCGATAAGAATAATCCCATCATGATAGTCGTCGAGTCTGAGTTGGATGCATATGCGTTGCATCATGCTGTACGTGATTTTGCAGTTGTTGTAGCTGTTGGCGGCTGTACAAAAAATCCTGACTCAGTAACCGATTATCTTGCCAAAAATAAAACTGTTTTACTGATTTGCCATGACAACGATGACGCTGGCAAAAATATGCTTACCAAGTGGAAGGGGCTCTATAGCCGTGCTCAGGGCTATCCAACTCCAATCGGCAAAGATATTGGAGAAGCCATAGAACAAGGGCTTGATCTTAGAACTTGGATTATCGAAAAGTTACCAGTGCAGATGCAATATGACTTACATTTAATAAATCAGCCTTGGAGCCAAGAAGATCAGTCTTTGACTGACTGGGTGCTGCATTACATTAACGAACGCACAGTGACACGGTATACTTATGATAAACTTGAACAAGAGATAAATCTGGGTGCAAATTCACCACGCGCTAAGATAGGGGAACTTCAGAACTATTTAAAATTTATGAAGCGATTGATTGAAGGTGAATATGAAAACAAGGAGATGGTATGA
- a CDS encoding site-specific integrase, with translation MEDKNKKDILRNLTEDELVERQEQNLDVVIPPMSDKQFEAGREHFRKLREEEKEEEKFSILRRTEESKKLFALKEKLRSHYRDIVNELEYLPLSAAINDWLLEFEHSTRLKYAEYMTDMIKRKIIHEYFADGKIFTVGGFRHMRHEQALEYIKSVQDWTEGSRQARAACYISFTSYLHWISDRWFRRAVPSKMDEGKTFYRLSSKTITQALSLEDWHHFLDVLDANNQRDSLIARCMLYGGHRVSEILNIKVAQLDLEKNIIRFARGKNKKLELPVVYPAPFIDELRAYIQATEKQREDSDFVFITRKGKSLTRSRLNYSFAHASAQADIEKVTPEILRATWIRFNKEDVVDEKILQVKRYNFKPGSKGNQE, from the coding sequence GTGGAAGATAAAAATAAAAAAGATATTTTAAGAAACTTAACTGAGGATGAACTTGTTGAACGACAAGAACAAAATCTTGATGTTGTAATTCCTCCCATGAGCGACAAGCAGTTTGAGGCTGGGCGAGAGCACTTTAGAAAGCTTCGTGAAGAAGAAAAAGAAGAAGAAAAATTTTCAATTCTTAGGCGTACTGAAGAAAGTAAAAAGTTATTTGCTCTTAAAGAAAAGTTGCGTAGCCATTACCGTGATATTGTTAATGAACTAGAATATTTACCTTTGTCGGCAGCAATTAATGATTGGTTATTGGAATTCGAGCATAGCACGCGCCTCAAATATGCTGAGTATATGACTGACATGATTAAGCGCAAAATAATTCACGAATATTTTGCGGACGGTAAAATTTTTACTGTCGGTGGTTTTCGTCATATGCGTCATGAACAAGCGCTTGAGTATATAAAAAGCGTGCAAGATTGGACTGAGGGCTCACGGCAAGCACGGGCTGCTTGTTACATCTCATTTACCTCATATCTTCATTGGATTAGTGATAGATGGTTCAGGCGCGCTGTTCCCTCCAAAATGGACGAAGGTAAGACGTTTTATCGTCTGAGTTCTAAGACCATTACTCAAGCTCTTAGCTTGGAAGACTGGCACCATTTTCTAGATGTTCTTGATGCAAATAACCAAAGGGATTCCCTAATTGCACGTTGCATGTTGTATGGTGGACACCGTGTTTCAGAGATATTAAATATCAAAGTTGCTCAGCTTGATCTTGAAAAAAATATTATACGATTTGCGCGAGGAAAAAATAAGAAGTTGGAGCTTCCGGTTGTTTATCCAGCGCCTTTTATTGATGAGCTGAGAGCGTATATTCAAGCTACTGAAAAACAAAGAGAAGATTCAGATTTTGTTTTTATTACCAGAAAAGGAAAGTCATTGACGCGATCACGTTTAAATTATTCCTTTGCGCATGCTAGTGCTCAAGCGGATATAGAGAAAGTGACGCCTGAAATTTTACGGGCAACATGGATCAGATTTAATAAGGAAGATGTTGTTGATGAGAAAATTTTACAAGTTAAACGTTATAATTTTAAACCAGGTTCCAAGGGGAATCAAGAATGA
- the spoVG gene encoding septation regulator SpoVG: MTITEVKVYPAKESGRLKAYATVVFDNCFIVRDLKIIEGHKGFFVSMPSRRRNDGTFRDIVHPLNADTRKLIEDSIVNEYQRVIVLEQDQQPDYNEAE, encoded by the coding sequence ATGACAATAACTGAAGTAAAAGTTTATCCAGCTAAAGAGAGTGGAAGATTGAAAGCGTACGCGACAGTGGTTTTTGATAATTGCTTCATTGTCCGTGATTTGAAAATTATTGAAGGACATAAAGGTTTTTTTGTTTCGATGCCTTCACGGCGCAGAAATGATGGCACCTTTAGAGATATAGTCCACCCTTTGAATGCTGACACTCGTAAACTTATCGAAGACAGCATCGTAAACGAATATCAACGAGTTATAGTACTCGAACAGGATCAACAACCTGACTACAACGAAGCAGAGTAG
- the rsmH gene encoding 16S rRNA (cytosine(1402)-N(4))-methyltransferase RsmH, which yields MTHNDNDDIEIIEPKRFHKPVLVQEVLTYLDLKPGKVYLDVTFGTGGHTRAILEREPGCRVIAMDWDQEILDTYGVPMVEEFGDRLRLIWGNFALLYKILKQSNIKSVDGILADFGTSQIQLMDRPGFSMFKDTPLDMRMSPAHQQITAYQVINKSSDTKLREIFWQLGEESQAKQITQAIMDARKKGWISTTKQLVEIIERVVPRQKKSRTHPATKVFQALRLYVNRELNNITAFMPMALPALSKGGHLVCISFHSLEDRLVKTFFREQEEKGAVKVLTHRVVSGTPEEIQENPSARSAKLRAVEKI from the coding sequence ATGACTCATAATGATAATGACGATATAGAAATAATAGAGCCCAAGAGATTTCATAAACCAGTGTTGGTTCAAGAGGTTTTGACCTACCTCGATCTTAAACCTGGCAAGGTGTACTTGGATGTTACTTTTGGTACTGGCGGGCACACGAGGGCAATTCTTGAGCGCGAGCCTGGATGCCGGGTTATTGCCATGGATTGGGATCAAGAAATTTTGGACACCTATGGCGTGCCTATGGTAGAAGAGTTTGGCGATCGCTTACGTCTTATTTGGGGTAATTTTGCATTACTCTATAAAATCTTAAAGCAATCAAACATTAAATCTGTTGACGGTATTTTGGCCGATTTTGGTACATCCCAAATTCAGTTGATGGATCGTCCTGGTTTTTCAATGTTCAAAGACACGCCGCTTGATATGCGGATGTCCCCAGCGCACCAACAAATAACTGCTTATCAAGTTATTAATAAGAGTTCTGATACTAAATTGCGAGAAATTTTCTGGCAACTTGGCGAAGAATCTCAAGCTAAGCAGATTACTCAGGCAATTATGGATGCGCGTAAAAAGGGATGGATTTCAACAACCAAACAGCTTGTTGAAATTATTGAACGTGTTGTGCCACGACAAAAAAAATCAAGAACGCATCCAGCAACCAAAGTGTTTCAAGCATTGCGGTTGTATGTTAACAGAGAGTTGAATAACATTACTGCGTTTATGCCTATGGCATTACCTGCACTCAGCAAGGGTGGCCACTTGGTATGCATTAGCTTTCATTCACTTGAAGATCGTTTGGTTAAGACGTTCTTTAGGGAGCAAGAAGAAAAGGGTGCTGTGAAAGTTTTAACGCACAGAGTTGTGTCTGGAACGCCTGAGGAGATCCAAGAAAATCCGTCCGCACGCTCTGCTAAATTACGAGCCGTAGAAAAAATTTGA
- a CDS encoding UDP-N-acetylmuramoyl-tripeptide--D-alanyl-D-alanine ligase, with protein sequence MSMHFDEQFIRKTLPDVSLIANAAPKRLSFAVDTRMLQEGDIFVAVQGVHIDGHAFIDEAIKKGASGLMIAASKQELLKKIDPKKRETLFVLVVQDTLQALFDLAKAWRAQFTYPVVGITGSVGKTSTKEMLANILTLNDMKFIASQGNQNTKIGVAITIFKMHPECQAAIFEVGINKRGEMADIVDMLRPTTAIVTNVGHCHMEGLGSLADIALEKRDIFKYFTEQSIGIINGDQALLSHVAYTHPVIKFGAKTTNQIQARKIRATGTAVTCVMKIYREKYTVTLPQPHAGVVFNALAATAAALWLGVSNKVILQAIEQPLQVAGRFEQKQLKDFKGVMINDCYNANPESMKAALLAFQNIETSSQKIAILGDMLELGVNSPFWHRQLGRFLRKVSSLKQVILVGDLVKWTKKTAPIGLHVEVVPTWTAAVEALQGKLKEESVVLVKGSRGMALNNLIDTFTEKQS encoded by the coding sequence ATGTCAATGCATTTTGATGAACAATTTATACGTAAAACGTTGCCTGATGTTTCTTTAATAGCCAATGCGGCGCCAAAGAGACTTTCTTTTGCCGTTGATACTCGCATGTTGCAAGAAGGTGATATATTTGTTGCTGTGCAAGGGGTTCATATTGATGGTCACGCTTTTATTGATGAAGCAATTAAAAAGGGCGCATCAGGATTGATGATTGCCGCAAGCAAACAAGAGTTATTAAAGAAAATAGATCCTAAAAAACGTGAGACATTGTTTGTGCTCGTGGTGCAGGACACCTTGCAAGCATTGTTTGATTTAGCAAAAGCATGGCGTGCTCAATTCACCTATCCTGTTGTAGGGATAACTGGGTCGGTCGGCAAAACATCAACTAAAGAAATGTTGGCTAATATCCTAACATTAAATGATATGAAGTTTATCGCATCACAGGGTAATCAAAACACCAAAATTGGTGTTGCTATTACGATCTTCAAGATGCATCCAGAATGCCAAGCCGCTATTTTTGAGGTTGGTATTAACAAGCGTGGCGAAATGGCAGACATCGTTGATATGCTGCGTCCAACAACAGCTATTGTTACCAATGTAGGGCATTGCCATATGGAAGGCCTTGGATCATTGGCTGACATTGCCTTAGAAAAGCGAGATATATTCAAATATTTCACCGAACAAAGCATTGGTATTATCAATGGCGATCAAGCATTGTTGTCGCATGTTGCCTACACTCATCCAGTGATTAAGTTTGGTGCTAAAACAACCAATCAAATTCAAGCGCGTAAAATTCGTGCTACAGGAACTGCGGTTACCTGTGTCATGAAGATTTATCGCGAAAAATACACTGTGACCTTGCCGCAACCACACGCTGGCGTTGTATTCAATGCGCTAGCAGCAACAGCAGCAGCTCTTTGGTTAGGTGTTTCCAATAAAGTCATTTTACAGGCGATTGAACAACCATTGCAGGTTGCCGGCCGCTTTGAGCAAAAACAGCTCAAAGATTTTAAAGGCGTCATGATTAATGATTGTTATAATGCCAACCCAGAAAGCATGAAAGCGGCATTATTAGCCTTCCAAAACATTGAGACGAGCTCCCAAAAGATTGCTATACTTGGTGATATGCTTGAGCTAGGCGTCAATTCTCCTTTTTGGCATAGACAGTTGGGTAGATTCTTGCGCAAGGTGTCTTCATTAAAACAGGTGATTTTAGTTGGCGATCTGGTAAAATGGACTAAGAAAACAGCTCCTATTGGATTGCATGTTGAAGTAGTTCCTACTTGGACGGCAGCAGTTGAAGCATTGCAGGGTAAACTTAAGGAAGAATCGGTTGTCTTGGTAAAAGGTTCACGCGGCATGGCGTTGAATAATCTGATTGATACTTTTACCGAAAAACAAAGTTAG
- a CDS encoding DNA translocase FtsK, whose product MFKFRSKTVGALSYKQDLIACLLIAAALFVAVAVFSHNAHDSSWFYYTNMPNPTRNLGGILGAHVSAFLLYLFGASALLLAGLLFFIAYLVLTRISYKQEWERLGASGLLLFVCAALCSLYHIDFFGAQFPGGLLGDMVRKHMATVFGVVGGGIFLHMLLLICFILLTRFSFMLLVQALMRGVRVVLSKSFLLPVGRFLYKLGVVVVMPIAAAARFIKKMYDGAVLTDDDYSVTDFERDLLASADYGAIDSSFFDEQATENHSMQTMEHVYTAGSMKAEVQHDIMSDIVYHVPTETHLFDDVAFEEPAADLVAEEDDGMLEPIRKDVTSKPYRLPQDGIFTTARTDQQDTRSNRDDQRSKILEEKLERFGVYGTVTSIKSGPVVTLFEYQPNIDTKVSKIVALEDDLAMALQALSIRIIAPIPGRSVVGFEVANKQRHDVLLAHTIYSSAYKDFKGALPVILGQDTVGNHVVVDLVRMPHLLVAGSTGSGKSVALNTMLISLLCKCKPAELRLMLIDPKRLEFASYADIPHLIFPIITDAKRATMALRWVVKQMEERYELMAGCGARNIFDYNAMVGLHEKATEPMPYIVVIIDELADLMMTAGRDIEDLIARITQMARAAGIHMVVATQRPSVDVITGLIKVNFPSRISFRVTSKIDSRTILDCGGADKLLGRGDMLFLDAAGSLLRRVHGAYVSDKEINDVVAHARAEQPPHYLHLAEQVSTGYGNADESLDQIYHDVLIFLKEIDEVSISLLQRKFRIGFNRSARIIEQLEQQGLIMSADGGKTRKVIH is encoded by the coding sequence ATGTTTAAATTTCGTTCAAAAACAGTAGGTGCGCTGTCCTACAAACAAGATCTTATTGCATGTTTGCTGATAGCTGCTGCATTGTTTGTAGCAGTAGCCGTATTTTCGCACAATGCACATGACAGCTCATGGTTTTATTATACCAATATGCCAAATCCAACACGTAATTTAGGTGGCATTCTTGGCGCGCATGTGTCTGCATTCCTTTTATATTTGTTTGGGGCATCCGCATTATTATTGGCAGGGTTGTTGTTTTTTATTGCCTATCTCGTGCTTACGCGCATCTCTTATAAGCAAGAATGGGAGAGGCTTGGTGCGAGTGGGTTATTACTATTTGTGTGTGCTGCGTTGTGCAGTTTGTATCACATTGATTTTTTTGGTGCGCAATTTCCTGGTGGTTTGTTGGGCGACATGGTGCGCAAACATATGGCTACGGTCTTTGGTGTTGTTGGTGGCGGAATATTCCTCCACATGCTTTTGTTGATTTGCTTTATTTTGTTAACGCGATTTTCTTTCATGTTGCTGGTGCAAGCTCTCATGCGTGGCGTACGGGTTGTTTTGAGCAAAAGCTTTTTGCTGCCGGTTGGTCGATTTTTGTATAAACTTGGGGTGGTAGTGGTAATGCCGATTGCAGCAGCAGCTCGGTTTATAAAAAAAATGTACGATGGCGCTGTGTTAACTGATGATGACTATTCTGTGACTGATTTTGAACGAGATTTGCTTGCGTCAGCAGACTATGGCGCGATCGATTCTTCTTTCTTTGATGAGCAGGCAACCGAAAATCATAGCATGCAGACTATGGAGCATGTCTACACTGCCGGATCAATGAAGGCAGAAGTTCAGCATGATATAATGAGTGATATTGTTTATCATGTGCCGACTGAAACTCATTTATTTGATGATGTTGCTTTTGAAGAACCAGCAGCTGATCTCGTGGCGGAAGAAGATGATGGTATGCTCGAGCCGATACGAAAAGATGTTACGTCTAAGCCGTATCGTCTCCCGCAAGATGGAATTTTTACCACCGCACGCACGGACCAGCAGGACACCCGTTCAAATAGAGACGATCAACGTTCAAAAATATTAGAAGAAAAATTAGAACGTTTTGGTGTGTACGGCACCGTGACCTCTATTAAATCTGGTCCGGTGGTTACGTTGTTTGAATATCAACCAAACATTGATACTAAGGTGAGCAAGATTGTGGCGCTTGAAGACGACCTTGCCATGGCTTTGCAAGCACTGAGTATTCGCATTATTGCTCCTATACCTGGTCGTTCGGTGGTTGGGTTTGAGGTAGCCAACAAACAGCGGCATGATGTGTTATTAGCCCATACTATTTATTCATCGGCGTATAAAGATTTTAAAGGTGCATTGCCCGTGATTTTGGGACAAGATACGGTTGGTAACCATGTGGTGGTTGACTTGGTTCGCATGCCGCATCTGCTTGTTGCTGGTTCTACCGGATCAGGTAAATCTGTTGCCCTTAATACCATGCTCATTAGCCTTTTGTGTAAATGCAAGCCAGCTGAATTGCGCCTCATGCTCATTGACCCTAAGCGCCTTGAATTTGCCAGTTATGCTGACATTCCTCATTTAATATTCCCTATTATTACTGATGCCAAACGGGCGACGATGGCTCTGCGCTGGGTGGTCAAACAAATGGAAGAGCGGTACGAATTAATGGCTGGTTGCGGCGCGCGTAATATTTTTGACTATAACGCCATGGTTGGCTTGCATGAAAAGGCGACAGAGCCAATGCCGTATATTGTGGTGATCATTGATGAATTGGCCGATTTAATGATGACAGCCGGCAGGGATATTGAGGATTTGATTGCCCGCATTACCCAAATGGCTCGTGCGGCAGGTATTCACATGGTGGTTGCAACGCAACGACCTTCGGTTGATGTGATTACGGGGTTAATCAAGGTTAACTTCCCCAGCAGAATTTCATTTCGCGTAACTTCAAAAATCGATTCGCGTACTATATTGGACTGTGGAGGAGCGGATAAGTTGTTGGGTCGTGGTGATATGCTCTTTTTGGACGCAGCAGGGTCGCTATTGCGCCGTGTCCATGGCGCTTATGTGTCAGACAAGGAGATTAATGACGTGGTAGCCCATGCACGGGCTGAGCAACCACCACACTACCTTCATTTAGCCGAGCAAGTCAGCACAGGCTATGGTAATGCCGATGAGTCCCTTGACCAAATTTATCACGATGTTTTGATATTTTTGAAAGAAATTGACGAAGTTTCTATTTCGTTGTTGCAACGCAAATTTCGCATAGGTTTTAACCGATCAGCACGAATCATTGAGCAACTTGAACAGCAGGGGTTAATTATGAGCGCAGATGGCGGCAAAACAAGAAAAGTGATTCATTAG
- a CDS encoding undecaprenyl-diphosphate phosphatase has protein sequence MLYFYCWLIVQILLESFPISSSGHCYLVERIAQQYGYVIDHYHDVVSYTHGIGWVRVALVDHFVHGVTVFVVAWFFFSRWSFLLLHVRRCWRIILNIIGLTFVADCITAACYFLIRAYSIAIPLSVGFIVTALALLSLRFVSRRRKPSFNVAHACLLGFVQGCALLPGISRFATTYVCARWLGFPSHKSFELSWLVVWPLITVAFLHSASVIMISGVQSPLLQPITLLVMASAGVVSFYALRCVARRADAHTMWWFGLYMLVPILISLMI, from the coding sequence ATGCTGTATTTTTACTGTTGGTTGATTGTACAAATTTTGTTGGAAAGTTTTCCCATTAGTAGTTCGGGCCATTGTTATTTGGTTGAACGCATTGCGCAACAATATGGTTATGTTATTGATCATTATCATGATGTTGTTTCATATACTCATGGCATTGGGTGGGTACGTGTTGCGCTGGTGGACCATTTTGTGCATGGGGTTACAGTATTTGTTGTTGCATGGTTCTTTTTTTCACGATGGTCATTCTTGTTGTTGCATGTGCGTAGATGTTGGCGCATTATACTCAACATTATTGGCCTCACGTTTGTTGCTGATTGTATTACGGCCGCATGTTATTTTTTGATACGTGCGTATTCTATTGCCATTCCATTGAGTGTTGGTTTTATAGTAACCGCGTTAGCATTGCTTTCGTTGCGTTTTGTGTCAAGGCGTAGAAAGCCTTCTTTTAATGTTGCGCATGCCTGTCTGCTTGGTTTTGTGCAAGGATGCGCTTTGTTGCCGGGAATTTCTCGCTTTGCAACAACCTACGTGTGCGCTCGTTGGCTTGGGTTTCCTTCTCATAAATCTTTTGAATTATCATGGTTGGTGGTCTGGCCACTCATTACTGTTGCATTTTTGCATAGTGCTAGTGTAATCATGATTTCTGGTGTTCAATCACCTTTGCTGCAACCTATTACTCTGCTGGTTATGGCGAGTGCGGGCGTTGTTTCTTTTTATGCGTTACGCTGTGTTGCAAGACGTGCTGATGCACACACAATGTGGTGGTTTGGCTTGTATATGCTGGTGCCGATTCTTATCTCATTGATGATTTGA
- a CDS encoding delta-60 repeat domain-containing protein, with protein MYKKIFIALMMTLCSPTTQIFTADSGTLDVTFNPTGIRPGTVSTNIDNTLLDNFGQSVVVQNDGKIVVAGFTSIGGIFRFAVARFNTDGSLDTTFNTAGPQPGTVSTTINNNVVENSFGQSVALQSDGKIVVAGYANVSGVRQFAVARFNTNGTLDATFNTTGAQPGTLTTTIDGDNFDAVGQSVTIQNDDKIVVAGFAFTSATVFGYKFAVARLNTDGTLDTTTFNTAGPQAGTVSTTIDNQTSSFGRSVALQSNGKIVVAGDGGVNGFAVARFNTDGTLDTTTFNTGGVQPGTVSTTVDNGTSNLARSVAIQSDDKIVVAGSSTVDGSNKFAVARFNTNGTLDTTTFNAGGVQPGTVSTGIDGISTNADGYSVALQSDGKIVVAGEATILITKFAVAQFNTNGRLDATFNTAGPQPGTTSTRIDNSITNFGQAVALQIDGKIVIAGYMSTNSIFKFGVARFNGDQPVPPAPIVTPCVLKLILKYRPRLVVES; from the coding sequence ATGTATAAAAAAATTTTTATAGCACTGATGATGACACTATGTAGTCCAACTACACAAATTTTCACTGCTGATTCTGGCACACTGGATGTCACCTTTAATCCTACGGGTATTAGGCCCGGTACCGTATCAACCAACATTGACAATACCTTACTCGACAATTTTGGACAATCGGTAGTGGTGCAGAATGATGGCAAAATAGTGGTAGCAGGGTTCACCTCTATCGGAGGCATATTTAGATTTGCCGTAGCACGATTTAACACCGATGGCTCACTTGACACCACCTTTAATACCGCTGGACCTCAGCCGGGCACGGTGTCAACCACCATCAATAACAATGTAGTCGAAAATAGTTTTGGACAGTCAGTAGCATTACAAAGCGATGGCAAAATAGTGGTAGCAGGATATGCCAATGTCAGTGGCGTCAGACAATTTGCCGTAGCTCGATTTAACACCAATGGTACGCTGGATGCAACTTTTAATACAACAGGAGCGCAACCAGGCACCTTAACAACCACTATAGATGGTGATAATTTTGATGCGGTCGGCCAATCGGTGACTATACAAAACGATGACAAAATAGTTGTCGCTGGATTTGCCTTTACTTCAGCGACTGTATTTGGGTATAAATTTGCTGTAGCACGCCTTAACACCGATGGCACACTCGATACAACAACATTTAATACAGCCGGACCACAGGCAGGGACCGTATCGACCACCATCGACAATCAAACCTCCAGCTTTGGTAGATCGGTAGCATTACAAAGCAATGGCAAAATAGTGGTAGCGGGAGATGGGGGAGTTAATGGATTTGCCGTAGCACGGTTCAACACCGATGGCACGCTTGATACAACAACATTCAATACCGGAGGCGTGCAACCCGGAACCGTATCAACCACTGTCGATAATGGAACCAGTAATTTGGCTCGATCGGTAGCAATACAAAGCGATGACAAAATAGTGGTAGCGGGAAGCAGCACGGTGGATGGCTCAAATAAATTCGCTGTAGCACGATTTAATACCAATGGCACACTTGATACAACAACATTCAATGCTGGAGGCGTACAACCTGGCACGGTATCAACTGGTATTGATGGTATAAGTACGAATGCTGATGGATACTCAGTAGCATTACAAAGCGATGGCAAAATAGTTGTCGCAGGAGAAGCTACTATTCTTATAACTAAATTCGCCGTAGCACAATTTAATACCAATGGTAGACTGGATGCAACTTTTAATACAGCAGGCCCCCAACCTGGTACCACATCCACCAGAATTGATAATAGCATCACTAATTTTGGTCAAGCAGTAGCGCTACAAATCGATGGCAAAATAGTTATCGCAGGATATATGTCTACTAACAGTATCTTTAAATTTGGTGTTGCACGATTCAATGGAGATCAACCTGTCCCACCTGCTCCCATAGTAACTCCCTGCGTCCTCAAACTCATACTAAAATATAGACCACGATTAGTTGTTGAATCGTAA